CAACTCAACTCTAATTGGCGAAGGCTTTCAATCTCAATTGAAATATTTCCCAGAAAAAACTCTAATAATTGGCGATGAGGCGCATAACCTCGGTGCGCCTCGTTTAGAGCAAAGTCTACCCCGCCAAATCGGACTGCGCCTGGGTTTATCTGCTACACCAGAAAGATACTTCGACGAGCAAGGCACGGAATTTATTTTCGACTACTTTGGCACAGTCCTACAACCAGAACTCACTTTAGCTGATGCCATTCAACAAGGGGCATTAGTCCGCTATCTTTACTATCCGATTTTGGTAGATCTGACTGCTACCGAAGCGCAAGCCTATGCAAAACTGACAACGAGAATTGGCTGGGCGATCGCATCCCAAGAAAATGGTACAGAAAGCGATATTACGCCATTATTGATGCAGAGAGCTAGATTAGTTGGCGCAGCAGCCAATAAGATTGATGCTTTACGACAGTTAATGCAAAACCGTCGCGATACATCCCACACCCTATTTTATTGTGGCGATGGAACGACTGAAACTGAAGATGAGCGTAGCTCGGCAAGCGATCGCCAGATTGCAGCTGTCGTCAGAATGTTAGGAGTGGAACTCGGCTATCGCGTCAACACTTACACCGCTGACACCCCTTTAGCAGAACGGACAAAATTGCGCCGTCAATTTGAAACAGGAGAACTGCAAGGTTTAGTAGCAATTCGTTGTTTAGATGAAGGTGTTGATATCCCTGCCATCCAAACCGCCGTGATTCTGGCTAGTAGCAGTAATCCGCGCCAATTCGTACAACGACGCGGCAGAATTTTACGCCCTCATCCAGGTAAGGAACGCGCTACATTATTCGACGCGATCGTTTTGCCCCCAGAATTAGATCGCGATACATGGGAAGTCGAACGCAATCTTCTGCGCAAAGAACTCCGCCGATTTATCGAATTTGCCGATTTAGCTGACAATGCTGGAGAAGCCAGAATGAAATTGCTCGATTTGCAGAAAAAATATGGCTTGCTGGATGTTTGATGGGAATCGGGAGTTGGGAGTCGGAGGACAAGGGAGACAAGGAAGACAAGGGAGACAAGGAAGCAATTTTAGTCACCAGCCACTAGCCACTAGCCACTCTTTACTGATAACTATCAATCCACTCCAAAACTCGATTCCACGCCCACCACGGATCGGGATCGGCAAAATGCTGCTGACAGGTGCGATCGCTCATGTAGTTGACGTGTCCGCCGTAGCGAGTTAACAGTAGATCGAGCTGAGGATTGCGATCGCACGCTGCTTGCAAGTCTGGCACGATTGTTGGATCGAACATTGGATCGTTAGCAGCATAAATAATCAGTGTCGGTTTTTGTAACTGCGGCAATATATGCAAACCGCTACTTGCCTCGTAATAAGCTTCTACCGAAGGAAACCCCAATTTCTCAATTACCAATTCGTTATCGAAGCCCCAAATACTATTAGCTTTTTCTATCGCAGTAGGATCGATCGCGCCTGGATGTGCTTCGTAGATCTGCCATGCCAATTTTTTCAACTGCTTGGCGATCGCTTGTTCCAACTTTCTCCCCAATGGGTGCTTTACCAAATAAGATAGCGACCGATTTGAATCCAAACTCGGACAAATCACCGCCGCCCCAGCAATGTCCTGCGGGATTAGGGAGTGGGGTGAGTGGCTAGTGGCTAGTTGCTGGTGACTGGTGGCTAGAATTGCTTCCTTGTCCTCCTTGTCCTCCTTATCTCCCTTGTCCTCTTCTCCCCGACTCCCGTACGGGCGGGTTTCCAAACCCGCCCCTACTGACTCCTGACTCCCGAATTTTAGAGCCTGCGCTGCTTTCACTCCCCACAAAGCCAATTGCCCGCCGAGGGAAAAGCCTGTAAACCAAAATGGTGCGGGACAACCCATTGCTTTTGCTTGAGCGGCGATGCAAACAAAATCTTCTCCTTCATATAACCCATCAGAAGTTAAAGTTGGCGATAACTGAGCTGTTTTACCGTGCGCCCGCCAGTCAAATAGCACTACAGCATAGCCTTGAGCAAAAGCTTTGCGTCCTAAAAGTCTTAAAAACCACTGATTTTCTAAAGTACCTGTAATACCATAAGTCCCAACGATCGTGGCTTTGGGATTTTCAGGAATTGCTACCCAACCAAAGATTGGTACTTCCCCAGCACCGTGAAAAATAACTGCTTCATAATTCGGCTCTGGGTGGCTAGTCGTTTTTTCCCAGTCTTTGCTTGCCCAAAGCGCAGTGTAAACTGTCATGGCTAAGCCATTGCGCAACCACCAAGGCGGCGTAAAGTTAGAATTCAATTTTCCTCGATGCATTTCAGTTATCAGTGATCGGTTGTCAGTTGTCAGCGAACTCTTACCTCTTGTCTATCGCCTCTTACCTCTCAAACTCGGCGATCGCATTCAATTTTCATCACTTTGTTACAACATTCACCACATGAGCGATAGCTAATCTTTAGAATCATCCGTATAATCAGTACAGCAATCTTTGTATCTGCCCAAGGTTCTTATTGTTCATTAACATTTGTTAATCTGATTTAATAATAATGGCACGAATACTTGTAATTGATGACGATCCAGCAATCTCCGAATTGGTTGCCGTGAACTTAGAAATGGCTGGCTACGATGTCAGTCAAGCAGAAGACGGAATTAAGGGACAGGCTCTCGCACTCCAGTTGCAGCCAGACTTAATTATGCTCGATCTGATGCTACCTAGAGTAGACGGCTTTACAGTTTGCCAGCGTTTGCGGCGCGACGAACGGACGGCTGAAATTCCCGTACTCATGCTCACAGCCCTTAGCCAAACTCAAGATAAGGTTGAAGGTTTCAATGCAGGCGCAGATGACTATTTGACGAAACCATTTGAAGTTGAAGAAATGCTAGCTCGCGTCCGTGCGTTACTTCGGCGTACCGATCGCATCCCTCAAGCAGCCAAGCATAGCGAGATCCTCAACTACGGTCCTCTAACTCTGGTTCCAGAGCGTTTTGAAGCTATCTGGTTTACTGAAACTGTCAAATTGACCCACCTAGAATTTGAGTTACTCCACTGCTTGCTTCAGCGTCACGGACAGACTGTTTCGCCTAGCGACATTCTCAAGGAAGTCTGGGGATACGATCCTGACGATGATATTGAAACTATTCGCGTCCACATTCGCCACCTCCGAACCAAGCTAGAACCAGATCCCCGCCACCCTCGTTATATTAAAACTGTTTATGGTGCGGGCTACTGCTTGGAACTACCTAGCGTAGAGCAAGTAGAGGAAGTAGCTGTAGCTCACGGGAGCAGTCACGAATAAGTCCATATTTTTACAAAAATAGCTAGAGTTAACTTTGATTGTTTGCTCTAGTTTTCAGGAGAAATGCAGTTGTTTTCATCTGCATTTGCTTACTTTTCTGATATTATGTTTTTTATAATAGAAATATAGTCCGATTTTTTAAAACTGATACTACTTTTAATCTTGAATTAAAAAAATAATAACTTAAGAAATAAAAATAAGCAATCCTGCTCAAAGCATTCTCAAAATATTTATCGCCCCATCATATGTAGAGACGTTACATGTAACGTCTCTACAGAAAAATGTTGGTAAATCAATTAGAATTGCTACGCATTGTCTAACGTAAGCAAAAAAAATGTAAGGACGCGCATCTATCTGTACGCCCTTACAAATCAAAAACCGATCGCCCCAATTAAGGAGCCAAAGCATTACCCCGAATTAGACTACCAATCGTTTTAGCAGTAATCTTCAACTGAGTGATGGGATTAGCTGGAACCACAGTTTTGTAGAGATAGCTATCGAACGTTAGCTTTTGTACGTCTAAATCGGCGCACATCTCCACGAATGCCTCGCGAGTTGCATCGGAACGGTAGAAAACAGTTTGCAAAATGTCTAACACCTTGTACGTTATGCCGTACTTCCGATCCCAACGCTTGAGATAAACCTTGAGGTCATCTTCTGTAGGAATGCGGCTACCGCCTTGGGAAAACTCCACAATCGTTTCGGCACACATCCGCCCAGATTTAGCAGCGAAGTAAATTCCTTCACCTGATGATTTCGTGACGTAACCAGCAGCATCGCCAATGAGCGCAATTCTGCCAACAACGCGACGGGGACGGGGATGTTCGGGGATGGGGTGCGCCTCAACTTTAATGATTTGACCCCCAGCCAATTTTCTCGCTGCACGGGCGCGAATACCAGCTTGCAGCTGCTTGATGCTGGCTTTGTTGACCTGCATCGTCCCCGTACCTACGGCTACGTGGTCGTATTTCGGGAATACCCAAGCGTAGAAATCGGTAGAAACGTCGTTACCAACGTACATTTCCGCCATATCTTGGTAATACGCCATTTTATCTTGAGGCAAACGGATGCGCTCTTGAAATGCGATCGCGAAGTTGTAGTCCCCCGCGTCCATTTCTTTAGCAATCCGAGAATTTGCCCCATCCGCACCGATAACCAAATCCACCTTCAAAGTTTTGGCAACACCTTGCGTCCCACCTTCTGAGTGGTCTACATAGTGGATGGTATAGGGTTCTTTACTATTTGTCGGAAAATCAAGTTTATGAACTGTGGCATTAATTAAAATTGCGCCCAACTGCGCCGCCCGATTGCGCAGGAATCCATCCAGCACTTCGCGGCGACACATTCCAATATATTCGTCTTCATTAACCAAATTGATATCCACCTCGCGGTTAGAGGGGGAAATCATCTTCATCCGTCGTACCTGACGGTCAATAATTTCTGGTGGGAGGTCAAACTCGCTCACCATGCATAGAGGAATCGCACCGCCACAAGGCTTGGCATTATCCAGCTTGCGTTCAATTAGGTAAGTCTCGATGCCAGCTTTGGCTAGGACTTCTGCGGCGGAGGAACCTGCTGGACCCGAACCAACGACAGCAACCCGTAGAGTCAAAGTTTTTCTCCCAAACTTCAAATCGCTAAAAATGCATCGTATCACGGTCTTTTGCCCGAATTGGCGACTGTGGCAGCAGATCGGGCAAATTTGCAACAGAGCTTAAAACTTTTGTAAATATATTTAATGTCTTTTGAGCTGGCTTTGTGTATGTCAGTTATTAGGGAGCAGGAAGCAGGGAGCAATTCAAAATTCAAAATTCAAAATTCAAAATTCAAAATTCAAAATTCACACCCCACACCCTACACCCTACACCCCACACCCCTTCTTCACGCACCACGCACCACGTACCACGCATCACTCATCATATTCCACACCAAGTGCGATCGCGCACTACTGTTGCAAGAGCGGGTAGTCGTGCGCCGCGATCGCTGATTAAGCTAAACTTAAGAATTTAAACAAATCCAGAAACCTAGTATAGTTTGAGTCTGAACACTTAATATCGAAGTCTAAAAATCGCCTAAATGCCTTGAAATGAACGCATAATGGAATTTTTTACGATTCTTCTGTCTGGCATACTTGGTTTAGTGACTCCGGCAGGGTTAGTTGTAGATCGAACGGCAGAAAATGCTATTCGCTCTCAATTGCAACACGCAGAGCGGCTAGAAGTGCGAGTAGACAATGCGCCTAGTTACCAACTTCTACAAGGTAAGGTGGAAAGGGTGCGCTTAGCTGGACGAGGCTTAAGGCTAAAGCAGCAGAATATCCGTATTGCTGGGTTAGAACTAGAAACCGATCCGATTGATGTCGAGCCGCGCAGTCTAGGAAAGCAAAAGCTCAAATTACGGCGATCGCTCCATGCAGGAGTGCATTTGCTGCTAGAGCAATCAGACCTCAACCAAGCCTTACCCACCTTGATTGCGCAAATTCAGGCATTTGTGATTCCAGAGTTGGGGGGCGATCGCTCTGAGTCTACCTCTAACTATAAGTTTGTCAATCCACGACTAGAACTACTAGCCAACAATCGTTTGCGCTTTCAAGTCCAACTAGCCGCAGAGGATGACGACGAGCCACTGGCAATTGTAGCTGAGTCAGGATTAGCGGTAAAAGGGGGGCGACAAATTCAACTAGTTCAACCAACAGTTACCGTCGATCGAGAAGCAGTCGCTCAGAATATCGTAGACGAAATCGCCATGAATCTCAGCCAAGAACTCGATTTCCGTCGCCTGGAAGTGTACGGACTGCAAGTGAGAATCTTACAATTAAAAGTAGCAGCCCAAAAATTAGATCTGGTGACTTTTGTGCGCGTCGATCCGTCTTCCTCTTTGTTGCAGAATCCTTCATTGCAGAATTCTAAGTTATAGACTCAGCTAATATATAATTTGCTAATTTGCCTCCTCATCTCACCGATCTCGCGTCCACCCAAGGAGAACTATCCCTATGGTTAAACAACAACAAAATCGCCGAATTCCAGTTAGCGGCTTAGTTGCAGGAATTGCGGCAGTAGCAGTGACAGCAGGAGGCGGCGCAGCTTGGTGGCACTGGCAATCGAACCAAAAACCAACTCGACCAATTGCGCCACCAATTAGCGGGATTCAAGAAGCGCCAAAGCAGCAAACTCCACCAGTCGCACAACAACAGGTAGAAGTCTTTTGGCTCAAGGGAAGTGGAGTACGACAGCAGCTGGTTGCGACTACAGCCACCACAACGGCTGACATTAAAAAACAGCCTACGGCTGCTCTAAAAACTGCTTTTGATAACTTACTCTCTGGTCCAAAAGATGGATCTGTCAGTACTACCATTCCCCGAGGAACAACACTGCGGGATCTAAAGGTGGAGAAAGATGGAATTCACGTCAATTTATCAGAAGATTTCACCGCTGGTGGCGGTAGTACTGCTATGACAGGGCGAGTAGCACAGGTGATTTACACGGCAACAAGTCTC
This window of the Chroococcidiopsis thermalis PCC 7203 genome carries:
- a CDS encoding response regulator transcription factor — encoded protein: MARILVIDDDPAISELVAVNLEMAGYDVSQAEDGIKGQALALQLQPDLIMLDLMLPRVDGFTVCQRLRRDERTAEIPVLMLTALSQTQDKVEGFNAGADDYLTKPFEVEEMLARVRALLRRTDRIPQAAKHSEILNYGPLTLVPERFEAIWFTETVKLTHLEFELLHCLLQRHGQTVSPSDILKEVWGYDPDDDIETIRVHIRHLRTKLEPDPRHPRYIKTVYGAGYCLELPSVEQVEEVAVAHGSSHE
- the chlP gene encoding geranylgeranyl reductase, with protein sequence MTLRVAVVGSGPAGSSAAEVLAKAGIETYLIERKLDNAKPCGGAIPLCMVSEFDLPPEIIDRQVRRMKMISPSNREVDINLVNEDEYIGMCRREVLDGFLRNRAAQLGAILINATVHKLDFPTNSKEPYTIHYVDHSEGGTQGVAKTLKVDLVIGADGANSRIAKEMDAGDYNFAIAFQERIRLPQDKMAYYQDMAEMYVGNDVSTDFYAWVFPKYDHVAVGTGTMQVNKASIKQLQAGIRARAARKLAGGQIIKVEAHPIPEHPRPRRVVGRIALIGDAAGYVTKSSGEGIYFAAKSGRMCAETIVEFSQGGSRIPTEDDLKVYLKRWDRKYGITYKVLDILQTVFYRSDATREAFVEMCADLDVQKLTFDSYLYKTVVPANPITQLKITAKTIGSLIRGNALAP
- a CDS encoding LmeA family phospholipid-binding protein — its product is MEFFTILLSGILGLVTPAGLVVDRTAENAIRSQLQHAERLEVRVDNAPSYQLLQGKVERVRLAGRGLRLKQQNIRIAGLELETDPIDVEPRSLGKQKLKLRRSLHAGVHLLLEQSDLNQALPTLIAQIQAFVIPELGGDRSESTSNYKFVNPRLELLANNRLRFQVQLAAEDDDEPLAIVAESGLAVKGGRQIQLVQPTVTVDREAVAQNIVDEIAMNLSQELDFRRLEVYGLQVRILQLKVAAQKLDLVTFVRVDPSSSLLQNPSLQNSKL
- a CDS encoding GerMN domain-containing protein, whose protein sequence is MVKQQQNRRIPVSGLVAGIAAVAVTAGGGAAWWHWQSNQKPTRPIAPPISGIQEAPKQQTPPVAQQQVEVFWLKGSGVRQQLVATTATTTADIKKQPTAALKTAFDNLLSGPKDGSVSTTIPRGTTLRDLKVEKDGIHVNLSEDFTAGGGSTAMTGRVAQVIYTATSLDPSAKVWIEVEGEPLEVLGGEGLELEQPLTRQSLGENFTL
- a CDS encoding YheT family hydrolase, with product MHRGKLNSNFTPPWWLRNGLAMTVYTALWASKDWEKTTSHPEPNYEAVIFHGAGEVPIFGWVAIPENPKATIVGTYGITGTLENQWFLRLLGRKAFAQGYAVVLFDWRAHGKTAQLSPTLTSDGLYEGEDFVCIAAQAKAMGCPAPFWFTGFSLGGQLALWGVKAAQALKFGSQESVGAGLETRPYGSRGEEDKGDKEDKEDKEAILATSHQQLATSHSPHSLIPQDIAGAAVICPSLDSNRSLSYLVKHPLGRKLEQAIAKQLKKLAWQIYEAHPGAIDPTAIEKANSIWGFDNELVIEKLGFPSVEAYYEASSGLHILPQLQKPTLIIYAANDPMFDPTIVPDLQAACDRNPQLDLLLTRYGGHVNYMSDRTCQQHFADPDPWWAWNRVLEWIDSYQ
- a CDS encoding DNA phosphorothioation system restriction enzyme — translated: MYLTQSSVKYQLDARSQLKLVVAKEERGKYQPQTTPKSLPIPGCPRIPRSLQLRSYQRQAITNWFANRGRGTLKMATGSGKTITALAIACELYQTIGLQALIVVCPYRHLVTQWATEAKKFGMQPILGFESLRQWQSQLSTGLYNVRAGSQPFVTVIATNSTLIGEGFQSQLKYFPEKTLIIGDEAHNLGAPRLEQSLPRQIGLRLGLSATPERYFDEQGTEFIFDYFGTVLQPELTLADAIQQGALVRYLYYPILVDLTATEAQAYAKLTTRIGWAIASQENGTESDITPLLMQRARLVGAAANKIDALRQLMQNRRDTSHTLFYCGDGTTETEDERSSASDRQIAAVVRMLGVELGYRVNTYTADTPLAERTKLRRQFETGELQGLVAIRCLDEGVDIPAIQTAVILASSSNPRQFVQRRGRILRPHPGKERATLFDAIVLPPELDRDTWEVERNLLRKELRRFIEFADLADNAGEARMKLLDLQKKYGLLDV